The following is a genomic window from Thermostichus vulcanus str. 'Rupite'.
TCGCTCAGTAAAACCGCTGAATCACGCTCCGCGTTTTGTCGATATCCATCCGGCCTTCTCTGTTGTTGGGAAGGCAAAGTTGGGGTTTGGCAACTCATGGGGATGGGGGAAGGGATCCCTAGCCCAACCCTAGCCGTTGGCGGAAATAGGGAATGGTCAGCTGCAACCCCTCATGCAGCGGAACGCGGGGTTCCCAAGCCAAGAGGGTACGGGCCTTGCGAATGTCCGGCTGCCGCTGTTTGGGATCATCTTCTGGTAAAGGGTGATGGGCGATCACCGAAGCACTGCCTGTGAGGGCTAAGACCTGTTGGGCCAACTCCAGGATCGTGAACTCGTTCGGATTGCCCAAATTGATCGGGCCGGTATGGGATCCCTTCATCAGCTGCACCAAGCCTTCCACCAAGTCGGAGACATAGCAAAAACTGCGGGTCTGGGATCCATCTCCATAGACGGTCAAGGGATCCCCCCGCAAAGCCTGGACGATGAAGTTGCTGACCACCCGGCCATCATCCTCTCGCATCGCTGGGCCATAGGTGTTGAAAATGCGGGCCACCCGGATTTCAATGGAATGTTGTCGCTGCCAATCAAAAGCCAGAGTTTCTGCCAAGCGCTTGGATTCGTCGTAGCAAGCCCTTGGGCCAATCGGGTTGACATGTCCCCAGTAGTCCTCCGGTTGGGGGTGGACCAAGGGATCCCCGTACACTTCTGAAGTGGAGGCCAGCAGGAATCTAGCTCCCGTTTTCTGGGCCAGTTGCAAGAGGTTGTAGGTGCCCCAAACGCTGGTGCGAATGGTACGGATTGGATCGGCTTGGTAGTGGGGTGGGGAGGCGGGGCAGGCCAAGTGGTAGATCTGCTGGATGCCGGAGTGTTCCAAGGCTGCCGGCAGAGGATCGACAACATCCTGCAGGATGAGTTGAAAAGCAGGGTTGTCCAGATGGATTTGAATATTGAGCCGACGACCGGTGTACCCATTGTCCAGGCAGATGACCTGATGCCCTTCTTGCAGCAGTCGTGTCACCAAGTGGGAGCCAATAAACCCCATGCCGCCAGTGACCAGAATTTTCAAAGCACTCACCACCCTATCCCCAATACGGTCATGCCCGCCTGCCGCAAGGCCTGTCGATCCAAGCAGTTACGAGCATCGATCAACAAGGGCCGCCGCATCAGGCCCGCCAGATGACTGTAATCCAACGATTGAAACTCCTGCCACTCGGTCACCAAAACCAGGGCATCACAATCCTGAGCCAGCCGCAGCACATCGGTTTCCACCACCACATGGGCCAGCCCTTCGCGGATCCCGGAGCCTGACACGATCGGATCATACGCTTTTACTTTCGCCCCCAGCTTGTGCAGATGTTCGATCAAGCTCAAAGATGGAGCATCCCGCATGTCGTCGGTATTGGGTTTGAAGGTGAGGCCCAGTAAGCCAATGGTTTTCCCCTTCAGAACTTTCAGGGCCTGTTGCAGTTTTTCCACCAACCGTTGCCGTTGCTGTTGGTTTACCTCGACGGTGGCCCGCAACAAACGGGCTTCGTACCCATAATCGGCTGCCGTTTGGATCAGAGCCGCCACATCCTTAGGGAAGCAACTGCCCCCCCAGCCCAACCCTGCATTCAAAAAAGCTCGGCCAATCCGCTTGTCTAGGCCGATCCCATCCGCCACCTGCGTCACATCCGCTCCGGTGCGCTCACAAATGTTGGCGATCTCGTTGATAAAACTGATTTTGGTGGCCAAGAAGGCGTTGGCAGCATACTTAATCATCTCGGCAGAGGCCAGATCCGTCACCACCCAAGGCACGGGATCCCCACTGAGACCCTTTTGCCGGCTCAAAATCGGCTCGTAGAGTTCCCGCATGATCTGAATGGCCCGCGGACTCTCGGATCCGACCACGATGCGGTCGGGGTTGAAGGTGTCGTGGATGGCGCTGCCCTCCCGCAAAAATTCCGGGTTGCTCACCACATCAAACTGCGGCATCCAACAGGATTCGCTGCTCGCGCTAGCGGGACGGAGTCCTTGGGTAACCACTCCCCCTAGCTCCCCATCGGGATCCCTTTCTGACAGAACTTCTACCTTGCCCTCTTCTGGGCTACTCAATCGTTGCTTGGCGGTCTCTGCCGCCCCATCCAGGATGATCATGCGCACCCAGTCGCCCGACCCAATCGGTACGGTGGACTTGTTGACGATGACCCGATACTGCTCGTCTAACTGTTGGCCAATCTCCCGTGCCACCGCCTCCACATAGCGCAGGTCGGGATCCCCGCTGGGTAGGGCGGGTGTACCGACGGCAATAAACACCACCTGGCTGTTTTGGATCCCGGTGCGTAAATCGGTGGTGAACTGCAACAGGCCACTGGCAGAGCCCTCCCGCACCAAGTCCTCCAGCCCAGGCTCATAAATGGGCAACCGACCCCGTTGTAGCCCTTCAATTTTGGCCGGGTTGTTGTCCACACAGATGACGTGATGACCGAGATGGGCCAAACAAGCCCCTGTCACCAACCCGACGTAGCCGGTGCCAATGACCGCAACGCGCATAAGCAAGCCCTTCTCCAGTTGCTTGGTGTATCCAATGAACCAGAACTCCCCGCATCCTGCTCCCAAGATACCCCGCCTGCCGGGATCCCCAAGCCCTGAGATCAAGGGAAATCGGTTTTTGCTAGTCGCCAATGGCAGAATAAGGGGTGGTCTTCTTCCTAGGTTTGTGAGTCTGTTGGCTTCCAGTGGGGTCTCAGGGCATCGTCAGCGCCAGGTGCAAAAGGTGCTGTATATCACCCTGGGACTGAACATTCTGGTGTTTCTCGTCAAGTTTGTTTTGGGCTTGATGACGGGATCCCTGAGTTTGATTGCCGATGCCTTACATACCTCCACCGACACTGCCAGCAACATCCTTGGCCTGTTGGCGATGCGTTTTTCTTCACCGGAACCGGATGCCGAACATCCCTACGGACACACCAAGTTTGAATCCATCGGTGCTTTGGGGATCGCTGCTTTTTTGGGCATGGCCAGTTTTGAGATTTTGCGCACGGCGATTGGACGGTTTTTTGAACCAGCTCCCCGTCTGGAAATCGATGAACTGACATTGATGTTGATGGTGGGGGTGCTGGGCATCAACATTTTCGTCACCGTTTACGAGCACCAACGGGGCAAGGCTCTCTCCAGCCGCTTGTTGTTGGCAGATGCCCGCCATACCCTCAGTGATGTTTGGGTGACGCTGACGGTGTTACTGGGGTTGGTGGGGGTGCGCTGGGGTATCACCTGGTTGGATCAAGCCCTAGCCTTTCCCGTCGGCTTGCTGGTGTTTTGGAGTGGATGGGAGGTGTTGCGGGAAAATGTTCCCTATTTAACCGACAGTGTGGCCATTCCCCCCAAAGCCTTGCGGGATCTGGTCATGAATTTGCCGGGGGTGCTGGATTGCCACGAAATTACCTCGCGTGGGATCCCTGGGCAGATGATTTTCATTGAAATGCACATGGTGGTGGAACCGCAGGATATCGAGTCGGCCCACCGGATTACCGAAGAAGTGGAGCAACTGTTGCGGGAGCGCTATGGAGCCGTGCGGGCCACCATTCACTTAGAGCCCTACTCCTACATTGAGGGATCCGATCGCGTGAGCGGGACAGAGTCCTTTTCTTGAAAGCATGTTCAGACGGATTGCGGGGGTTATTGTTCTTCTGCTCCTGTGTATCGGCTTGGGTTGCGGACTTTTGTTCGCGTCAGCGGTGCGGGGCACTTTCGCCTGGCTCTCGGCGGAACAACCCACCTTTCCCCTCATGGACGGATTGGGATCCCTGCACCACCCGATTGAAACAGAGGATCCCGTTGCCCAACGCTATTTTGACCAGGGGTTGATCTGGTTGTACGGGTTCAACCGGGAAGCGGCTGTGGCTTCCTTTCAAGCCGCTATCGAACGGGATCCCGGCTGTGCTCTATGCTACTGGGGAATGGCATATGCCCTGGGGCCAAACTTGGCGGATCCGAAAGGGACAGACCCCAAGATTTTGCACCGACTGGCTATCGGGCGCGCGCTTGCCCAAACCCCTGAGGAACGAGCGTATCTCTGGGCACTGTCTCAACGCCACCCCTCCTCTGAGCCCGAAGAGGACCAACAATCGGCCCTCACCTATGCCGGGGCGATGCGCAGCCTGACCACCCTTTTCCCAGAAGATCTGGATGCGGCCACCCTCTACGCCGAAGCCCTAATGCTGCTCTCTCCAGGGCACTATTGGATCCCTTCTGGCCAGCCAGGGCCTTATACGCAAGAGATCCTTGCCACTCTGGAAGGGGTACTCACTCAGGATCCCGACCATCCGGGGGCCAATCACCTCTACATCCACGCTCTAGAGGGATCCCCAACCCCCGAGAAAGCCCTAGCCAGTGCGCAACGCTTGGAAACGCTGGTCCCCGCTGCTGGTCACCTGCTGCACATGCCTGCCCATATCTACATGCCTCTGGGGCGCTTTGCTGATGCCTATCGAACTGGGGTCAAGGCAATCCGAGCGGATCGGGAGGTGTTGCAGGGATCCAGTATCTGGCGGAGCGAATATGCCCGCACCTACTACCCTCACCACCTTAGGGCTGTCCAAGCTGCCGCTCAAAACCAGCCATTAGACACCCAGAACAGGATCCCTTATTTCAAGAGATAAGACCGAAACAGGTGAGAATAAACTGAAACCAAATGGAAACTGACTCTCTCTTCTACCGCTTCTTCCAGCTCTATCCGGGGTTGCTCTTTGAAATTCTGGGCTTGCCAACCCAGTTAGCTGAAAACTATCGCTTCAGCTCCATCGAGGTCAAACAACTCGCCTTCCGTATCGATGGCCTCTTCCTCCCTCAGCAGCAAGGGGATCCCCTCTTTTTTGTGGAAATCCAGTTTCAGCGGGATGAGAGATTGTATGCGCGGCTGTTTGCAGAAATCTTTCTCTACTTGTCCCGACACAAAATCTGTGGCGATTGGCGGGCTGTGGTCATTTACCCCCATG
Proteins encoded in this region:
- a CDS encoding UDP-glucuronic acid decarboxylase family protein, whose protein sequence is MKILVTGGMGFIGSHLVTRLLQEGHQVICLDNGYTGRRLNIQIHLDNPAFQLILQDVVDPLPAALEHSGIQQIYHLACPASPPHYQADPIRTIRTSVWGTYNLLQLAQKTGARFLLASTSEVYGDPLVHPQPEDYWGHVNPIGPRACYDESKRLAETLAFDWQRQHSIEIRVARIFNTYGPAMREDDGRVVSNFIVQALRGDPLTVYGDGSQTRSFCYVSDLVEGLVQLMKGSHTGPINLGNPNEFTILELAQQVLALTGSASVIAHHPLPEDDPKQRQPDIRKARTLLAWEPRVPLHEGLQLTIPYFRQRLGLG
- a CDS encoding UDP-glucose dehydrogenase family protein, translating into MRVAVIGTGYVGLVTGACLAHLGHHVICVDNNPAKIEGLQRGRLPIYEPGLEDLVREGSASGLLQFTTDLRTGIQNSQVVFIAVGTPALPSGDPDLRYVEAVAREIGQQLDEQYRVIVNKSTVPIGSGDWVRMIILDGAAETAKQRLSSPEEGKVEVLSERDPDGELGGVVTQGLRPASASSESCWMPQFDVVSNPEFLREGSAIHDTFNPDRIVVGSESPRAIQIMRELYEPILSRQKGLSGDPVPWVVTDLASAEMIKYAANAFLATKISFINEIANICERTGADVTQVADGIGLDKRIGRAFLNAGLGWGGSCFPKDVAALIQTAADYGYEARLLRATVEVNQQQRQRLVEKLQQALKVLKGKTIGLLGLTFKPNTDDMRDAPSLSLIEHLHKLGAKVKAYDPIVSGSGIREGLAHVVVETDVLRLAQDCDALVLVTEWQEFQSLDYSHLAGLMRRPLLIDARNCLDRQALRQAGMTVLGIGW
- a CDS encoding cation diffusion facilitator family transporter; translation: MSLLASSGVSGHRQRQVQKVLYITLGLNILVFLVKFVLGLMTGSLSLIADALHTSTDTASNILGLLAMRFSSPEPDAEHPYGHTKFESIGALGIAAFLGMASFEILRTAIGRFFEPAPRLEIDELTLMLMVGVLGINIFVTVYEHQRGKALSSRLLLADARHTLSDVWVTLTVLLGLVGVRWGITWLDQALAFPVGLLVFWSGWEVLRENVPYLTDSVAIPPKALRDLVMNLPGVLDCHEITSRGIPGQMIFIEMHMVVEPQDIESAHRITEEVEQLLRERYGAVRATIHLEPYSYIEGSDRVSGTESFS